The nucleotide window tgctaacacacgcatgctgaattacatcagtcaccatatttcatcatgcatttcaaattcttcattacgatatgtcaaatgcgtgtatgaattacaagatatagggggagatctccatgattctactcttcaagtgtgcaatgcttcaaaagcaaatacctcaccatgcacatattcagggggagttctactatatcttgcaatcaaattcctcaatatcagtatttacacttcatatgtttatccccgttgaaaacttaacctatattgtcatcaatcaccaaaaagggggagactttaagtgcatctagtgccccttagtgattttggtgtattgaagacttataggttaagggactaatgcgtttgtgagtgtacacaggtctataagtctatgaggagtttgatatttacagagaaagtcgacccctaaaaatgaagttcttcgactgaagactttggatttctgaagactttctgaagactttgaaagtgaagaaattggtgtgaccttgaagacttggtattcattcgaggaacatgaagcgtgaagacttttgttttcatagtttcattttctctttcttgagtcataggaaacaccgtactgttaaagggggtcaaggaaatactaaggaaaaattatgtgatgctcaactcaaaatcctacacctaccaatcccttcgagtgaagccattggaaatctcatacagtccagtcatattcttcagtgacagagacgaagttcttttggtctctgaggaatttgttctgactgaggagttaggaattcgccagtgcggattacctacacagtgaggaacatgatagccctgaggattttgctactcaaaatttcgatcgttgctgtgctatgagccagctgtcccaaaatatctatccacctaacggtcatatcattgaatggcatttatgtcttatcatgtcgggctgctccctaggctataaatagccgccccctacaaccactagctggttggctactctgagagaaactgacacttgtcatttgagagcaacccatcctccgaggactttgagcgaaaatcatcaagtgaggaaaacccaaacccaaacacctacaaaccccaagtgattgagcatcactgaagagattgatcctgcgtggatccgacgcttgttacctttgaagactgtgcttcttccagacggttaggcgtcatggtctagagcatccaagaggaattgtggaccgtagagtgaccaagtttgtgaaggttcggaagtaacctgaagacttaccacgagcgattgggcgaggtctgtgtgaccttagctcaaagggaatacggtgaggactgagtgtcctgagctgcgtgttcaggactgggtgtccgggactgtgtgtcctcaggtttaaatacctagccgccctaaccagatgtacaactgagacaacagttggaactggtctaccaaatcattgtcttcaccaagcttactagttctatttcctcaactctttcattttctcataactgtgttgtgtgcttgttcatatctgtgcttgaagcctttgactgaagattttatcgatttcctcagttcaatttcttcagtctgtttgtcttcatcatgtgatatcctgtgcttacgctttctgtactttgtgtctgtcttcatttcatcatgatgactatgcttgtgttctgttatgtttacttttgagtacttattccgctgctagcagttcttcgctaaggaatttcctcacctgaaaattcctcagtgaagaattcataaaaatcgcctattcacccccctctagttgatataacgcactttcaatgcccaaggcaccccaaggtaatatttaaggacaaccaaaatcctaagcttggggatgccccggaaggcatcccctctttcgtcttcgttcatcggtaactttacttggagctatatttttattggccacatgatatgtgttttgcttggagcgtcagtTTACTTACTtatgttttgcttgctgttttaataaaataccaagatctgaaattattaaatgttagagagtcttcacatagttgcataattattcgactactcattgatcttcacttatatctttcggagtagtttatcatttgccctagtgcttcacttatatcctgttagagcacggtggtggttttattttatagaaatagatgaactctcatgcttcacttatattattttgagagtcttaaatagcatggtaatttgcttaaataatcctaatatgctaggtattcaagattagtaaatttttccttatgagtgttttgaatactaagagaggtttgatgcttgatgattgttttgagatatggaggtaataatatcaaagtcgtgctagttgagtagttgtgaatttgagaaatgcttgtgttgaagtttgcaagtcccgtagcatgcacgtatggtaaacattgtgtaacaaatttgaaacatgaggtgttatttgattgtcctccttatgagtggcggtcggggacgagcgatggtcttttccaactaatctatccccctaggagcatgcgcgtagtgcttggtttttgatgacttgtagatttttgcaataagtatgtgagttctttatgactaatgttgagtccatggattatacgcactctcgcccttccatcattgctagcctcttcggtaccgtgcattgtcttttctcacattgagagttggtgcaaacttcgccggtgcatccaaaccccgtgatatgatacgctctttcacacataaacctccttatatcttcctcaaaacagccactatacctacatattatggcatttccatagccattccgagatatattgccatgcaactttccaccattccgtttatcatgacacattcatcattgtcatattgctttgcatgatcatgtagttgacatcgtatttgtggcaaagccaccattcataattctttcatacatgtcattcatgagtcattgcacatcccggtacaccgtcggaggcctTCATAtggagtcatactttgttctagtatcgagttgtaatcattgagttgtaaataaatagaagtgtgatgatcatcattttctagagcattgtcccaagtgaggaataaaaaaagagaaaggccataaaaaagagaaggcccaaaaaaaagagaaaggccataaaaaaagagaaggcccaaaaaataaaaaaaaataaaaaaatgagagaaaaagagagaaggaacaatgctactatcctttgccacacttgcgcttcaaagtagcaccataatcttcatgatagagagtcttttgttttgtcactttcatatactagtgggaattttcattatagaacttggcttgtatattccaacaatgggactcctcaagtgccctaggtcttcgtgagcaagcaagttggatgcacacccacttagtttcttttgttgagctttcatacatttatagctctagtgcatccgttgcatggaaatccctactccttgcattaacatcaatcggtggacatctccatagcccattgattagcctcgttgatgtgagactttctccttttttgtcttctccacataacccccctcattatattctattccacccatagtgctatgtccatggctcgcgctcaaatattgcgtgaaagtttataggtttgagattactaaagtatgaaacaattgcttggcttgtcatcggggttgtgcatgatgagagcattcttgtgtgacgaaaatggagcatgactaaactatatgattttgtagggatgaactttcttttgccatgttattttgagaggacataattgcttagttagtatgcttgaagtattattatttttatgtcaatatgaacttttatcttgaatctttcagatctgaatattcatgccacaattaagaagaattacattgaaattatgccaagtagcactccgcatcaaaaattctatttttatcatttacctactcgaggacgagcaggaattaagcttggggatgctgatacgtctccaatgtatctataatttttgattgctccatgctatattatctactgttttggatgtttaagggctttattatacacttttatatcatttttgggactaacctattaacccagagcccagtgccagtttctgtttttaccttgttttagaatatcgtagaaaaagaaaaccaaacagagtccaattgacctgaaacttcacggaacttatttttggatcataagaagcccagaagacttgcagtgcacgtcaggggatctacgaggaggccacaaggcaggggcgcgcccacccccctgggcgcaccctccacccttgtgggcccctcatggcccccctgacgtacttcttccgcctatatatctccacataccctaaaatgatcgggagcagaatagatcgggagttccgcaagccagaagcctctgtagccaccgatccttctccggtggccatcttcatcatcccggtgctctccatgacgaggagggagtagttctccctcggggctgagggtatgtatcagtagctatgtgtttgatctctctctctcgtgttcttgaggtgatacgatcttgatgtatcacgagctttgctattatagttggatcttatgatgttttctcccccctctactctcttgtaatggattgagtttcccttttgaagttatcttatcggattgagtctttaaagatttgagaacacttgatgtatgtcttgtcgtgtgtatctgtggtgacaatgggatatcacgtgattcacttgatgtatgttttggtgaccaactcgcgggttccgcccatgaacctatgcataggggttggcacacgttttcgtcgtgattctccggtaggaactttggggcactctttgaggttctatgtgttggttgaatagatgaatctgagattgtgtgatgcatatcgtataatcatacccacagatactagaggtgacattggagtatctaggtgacattagggttttggttgatttgtgtcttaaggtgttattgtagtacgaactctagggctgtttgtgacacttataggaatagcccaacggattgattggaaagaataactttgaggtggtttcgtaccctaccataatatcttcgtttgctctccgctattagtgacttcggagtgactctttgttgcatgttgagggatagttatgtgatccaattatgttattattgtttagaggacttgcactagtgaaagtatgaaccctaggccttgtttcaacgcattgcaataccgtttgtgctcacttttatcattagttaccttgctgtttttatattttcagattacaaaaaccattatctactatccatataccacttgtatcaccatctcttcgccgaagtagtgcacctatacaatttactattgtattgggtgtgttggggacacaagagactctttgttatttggttgcagggttgcttgagagagaccatcttcatcctacgcctcctacggattgataaaccttaggtcatccacttgagggaaatttgctactgtcctacaaacctctgcacttggaggcccaacaacgtctacaagaagaaggttgtgtagtggACATCACACCACTTTGCGGGGGGGAAACAAATATGAATTAGCCATGTGAgcatgaaatatttcttttataaatACCTTAATTTTGGACACAAAAGGTATAATTTTGCCATCTATAATGAAGTAAAATTATCTACATTTGCCATGTAGTGGGAAGCACATTTCGCATGGTGTGTAAAACAAATTTTCCACACCACCAACAATAAAACTACCGCAAAAAGAAATAGAAACTGAAACTGAAAAAAAGAAATAGAAACTGAAAttaaaaaaaaaagaaagagaaactGAAACTGAAAAGGAACATAAAAAGGAAGAAACAACAAAGTGAACGTGGGCTGGCCCAAACTGGGGTGTCAAGAGGTCATGCTTCAGCGAAGCCCCAAATAGGAATTACCCCTAGTGGGGAAGATAGTTCCCTACTACTAGTGAACTATCTTCCCCACTAGGGAACCGTTCTTTTGCCCACTTAGTATGCCTCCCAGTACGATCAATATTTTGAAAACAAATTCAAAATTTTGCCATCTTAAAAACAACAGCTAATTTGAATTATCACAAGATCAAGGTTCCAGATACCTAAATAAGGTGTCGCAATTTCACTCAAAATTATCTCCATCGCCAAAAAACGAAATATTACTCTACAAAATGTTTTCAAAAATTGTGACTGGCATATTGGATTACAAAAAAGAACTTATGAATTATGCAGTAAAATGTTTCATGCCATGTTTGTGACTACTTTTTCTCTCTATTTTCTCCATGAACCAATACCAAatgccatgtgattaacatttTCTATAAAATAGGAATATATACATTGAACAATTTTTTAATACCTATTGAACATTTTGTAATATACGTTGAACAATTGTTTCATACACATTGGACATTTGCGTAATATACCCTGAACAAATTTAAAAACACACAGTGAAATTTTGTATATTCATTAAACAAATTCGAATATATGATGAACAATTTTATAATGCATGGTGAACTTTTTGTAGTATATTGTGAACATTTCATTTATATAAGATGAAAAGTTATGTAACACATAATGAACTTCgtatattaaaaaatataaaggaaaaaataaaaaaggaaaataaatagaAAGAGAAACAGAGAAAAATAAACATAAAAAGGAAGAAACAGCGAAGCGACCGTGGTCCGGCCCAAACTCCCGCTCACGACCGTCAAATAGGAATTTCCCCTTTGAGTAGGCACTAGTGAACTATCTTTCCCACGGGTCGAGCAAACTGTTTTGTTCGCTAGAAGAACCACCCCGAACTAGGCCAAGACAAACCATTTAGTATCCCTCGCAGCACGATCAAGATTGCAAAATATTCCAAAAGTTTGCCATCTTAAAAACAATAGCTATTTTAAATATCATACAAAATTCAGGTTTCAGATATGTAAATAAGGTTTTCTAATTTTACTCTAAATAATCACCATCGCCAAAAAAGAATTTATTCTACAAAAAGTTTTCAAAAAATTGCGAGTGACATATTTGATTTAAAAAAGACTTTATGAATTTTGCAGTGAAAGCTTCATGCCATATGCCATTATGCATGAATTTCCATGTTTGTTACTACATTTTCTCTCTATTTTTCCATGAAGCAGTACAAAATGCCATGTGACAGACTGACAGTACAAAAAATTATAAAAGTTTAATACGTGGCAGTTACATATTACACAAAAATAAGTTTTGCcaaaattttgaaaaataaaTCATAAATTTTCCATGTGACATTGCACCTTTGTAAATAGTTCACACAACTTTGCGGGGCCAAAATAAATATGAATTTGACATGTGAGCAGAAAATATTTCTTATAAAAATGTCATAATTTTGGACACAAAAAGGTATAATTTTCCATGTAAAATGAAGTAATATTATGTATATTTTTCATGTAGTGGGAAGCACATTTCCCATGGCGTGTAAAATAAATTTGCCATGACACAAACAATAAAACTACCATGATCTAATTAAAAAATCATGGTCTAATTAAAAAATTCCGTGGTCTAAGTGAAAGTAAAATAAATTAGTTAATTCTATAAGAGAAAAGGGGACCATGACTTGATTTCTCTCTATAATTGCTCCATATTGGATTTTTCTAAGGTGCGCACCGCTGACATCGATGCATCCCCTCACTCCTCAACATTATGTCTCCACGAAGAAACTGAAAAAAAGAATCCACAAAAGGAATAGAAACTGAAACAGAAAAAAAGAAACATAAAAAAGACGAAACAAAAAAGTGATTGTGGGTCGGCCCAAACTCGGGTGTTGGGAGGCCGCTCTTCAGCGAAGCCACAAATAGGAATCGCCCCTTGGAGGAGGCACTAATGAACCATCTTCCCCATGAGGGAACCGCTCTTTTGCCCATATAGTATGCCTCCCAGTACGATCAACATTTTGCaaacaaattaaaaaaaattccATCTTAAAAACAACAGCAAATTTGAATTATCTCTCGATCAAGGTTTTGTATACCTAAATAAGGTGACGTAATTTTACTCTAAATAATCGCCATCGCCAAAAAACAAAATATTACTCTACAAAAGTTTTAGAAAATTGTGACTGGCATATTGGTTTAAAAAAAGAATTTATGAATTTTGCAGTAAAATGTTTCATGACATATGCATGCCATGTTTGTGACTACATTTTCTCTCTATTTTCTCCATCAACCAATACCAAATGCCATGTGATTAAAATTTTCCATAaaatatgaatatatatatagaACATTTTTTTATACCCATTGAACATTTTGTAATATACGTTGAATTGTTTTCCATACACAATGAACATTTGTGTAATATACCGTGAACCAATTTCAAAACACACAGTGAACATTTGTATATTCATTGAACAATTTCAAACATACGATGAACACTTTTGTAATGCATGTGAACTTTTTGTGGTATACCGTCAACATTTCATTTACATACGATGAAATTTTTTGTAACACACAATGTACTTCATATAATAGACAAAAAGaaataataattaaaaataaaaataaaataaaataaaaagaaagagaaatggaGAAAAAGAAACATAAAAAAGAGGAAACAGTGCGTCGTTCGACCCAAACTGCCACTCACGAGCATCAAATAGGAATCGCCCCTTTGAGGAGGCACCAGTGAATTATATTTCCCATGGGTCGAGCAAACTGTTTTGATCGCTACACCCCGAACTAGGCCAAGACAGCCCATTTAGTATCCCTCCCAGCACGATCAAGATTGCAAAATATTTCAAAAGTTTGTCATCTTGAAAACAACAACTAGTTTGAATTATCACAAGATTAAGGGTTCAGATACCTAAATAAGGTTTTGTAATTTTACTCTAAATAATCGCTATCGCCAAAAAACCAAATTTACTCTGCaaaaagttttgaaaaaattGCGAGTGACATATTTGATTAAAAAAGACTTTATGAATTTCGCTGTGAAATGTTTCATTCCATATGCCATTATTCATGATTTGCCATGTTTGTGACTACATTTTCTCTCTATTTTTCCATGAAGCAATACAAAATGCCATGTGACAGTACAAAAGATTATAAAAGTTTGACATGTTACAGTTACATACTACACAAAAATATGCTTTgccaaaattttgaaaaaaacaaaatttgtaAATTTTCCATGTGACATTGCAACTTTATAAATAATTCACACCACTTTGCGAGGGCAAAACAAATATGAATTTGCCATGTGAGCAGAAATATTTCTTATAAAAATGCCATAATTTTGGACGCAAAAAGGTATAATTTTGCCTTGTAAAATGAAGTAAAATCATGTACATTTGCCATGTAGTGGGAAGCACATATTTCATGGTGTGTAAAATAAATTTGCCCTGCCACCAACAATAAAACTACCATGATCTAATTAAAAAAATCATGGTCTAATTAAAAAAATTCCATGGTCTAagtaaaaataaaataaattagtTAACTCAATAAGAGAGAAAAGGGGACCATGATTTGATTTCTCTTTGTCATTGATCCACATTGGATTTTTCTAAGGtgcgcgccgccgccgacctTGGTGGATTGGTGAATCACATAGTGGTCAACAGACATGCGGAGGCATTCTTCACCATTTCCCTGTAGCAACAACACATGGGTATTATATGCTAGATGAGACGGAGGTGCTCATCATCATTACAAGTCCACAGAATTACAAGATGATGTAGGGAGGGGCCCATGAAAGCCCTGTGCTAGAGTGTGATGACCATGCTCATTGGCTTGGGATTGATTATTTTGTTGTGAGCGGGTGAACAACATGAGTCGCTCGTGCTTCAGGCTCTCCAAAACATTTATTTACTACTTTAATTTGCTTATTTCAAGCCAGCAGCACCTCGTGGATGAGCCTATCAACATTGCGCATGGACCTTCCGCCAGGCCGTGCGGAGGCCACTGCACTCTTCTGGAGCTCAATCACGCGTTGTCGCATCTCTCGGCCCTTCTCCCCCTCCATGACCTCCCGTATCATGGCTTCCACCTCGGTCCTTCTCACATCATCCCCAATCTCCATCCCGATGCCCCACTCCGTGCACTTATAGCGACAGTTGGTCTGCTGCTCCGCGAAGAAGGGCCAGCACACCATCGGAACGCCGCCGCAGATGCCCTCGAGCGATGAGTTCCAACCGGAGTGTGTGAGAAACACCCCTACGGCCTCATGCTCTAGCACCTTCTCCTGTGGGCACCACGTCGAGAGCATGCTCCGCCCCTCGATCGCCGCAGAGAACTCCGGCGGAAGTGCGGCCTCGTCGTCACCCTTGACGAGGTCAGGCCGCACGTTCCACAGGAAGGTGTAGCCTGTGTTGGCCAGCCCCCACGCGAACTCCAACAAATGCTCCTTGGACATCACCGTGATGCTCCCGAAATTGACGTAGACCACGGAGCGCGGCGGCCGGCCGTCGAGCCACCGAAGGGGCGCGTCCTGCTCCTTCCACAGGTTGGACCCAATGCCGGCGAGGGGGCTCTCCTCCGGTACGTTGTTGCGGACCGTGAGATGGAGCGGCCCCACTGTGTAGATAGGCGGCAGGAGTTTGGACATGGCGTCGAGCAGGGGTGAGTCGAGCTCGTCCCATGTGTTGATGACCACCGCCGAGGCCTGTGACATGGCCGCCGTCTCATGGACGAAGAAGTTGAACATGATATCATCGGGGTCCGTGGCACGCAAGAAGGTCGGGAGGTCACGTAGCCGCATGTCCTTGGGCATCGCCGGTATCCAGTCGATGGTCGTGTCCAAGTATCCATTGCTCAACTGCGCCTCTTCTGCACCAACAGCAAATAAATTAGAGCATGTGGCCTCTGAGTCAATAAAATTCACCCTTTGTCGAAAAGATATGTTACCTCATTTTAATTTCGACGTGCACACAGGCAGCCAAAGAACATGGGTTACTTGAAGAAATTTGATTTTCTTGTGTATAATACATAAAGAGAGAGACATGCATATATACCTTTGAGAGGGAAGAGCCCACGGTCGAGTAGATCCTTGTAGTGGTTGTAGCCCATGAAACCACACGCGCTGGCGGTCCAGAGCGTGGCGCAGCGGAGGCCGAGCTCCCGCGCCGCTCGAAGGCCAAAACTCATGACGCTATCCGCCACCACGCAGGTTACAGGCGGCAGCGCGCCACCGGAGGCCCCGGCCTCCTCGTTGAGCTTGACGATGAGCTCCTTGAACCTGGGGAGGCAGGTGGTCATGGTAGAGTAGCACAGCGCAGGGATGTCCTGCGTGGCCTCGCGGTCGGACGGCGGAAGGCCATCGGCGATAGCGGCGAACCGGAACGCGGGCAGGCCACGTAGCGTGTCGGCGGACTGGGAGCGCAGCAGGCGGCGGTGGTTGAACTCGTTGTTGACGAAGGTGACGTGGAAGCCCCTGGCGTGGAGCAGCTTGCCCAGCTTCAGCATCGGCGTGACGTGGCCCTGCGCCGGGTAGGGGATCATCACGGCGTGCGGCCTCTCACCCGGTGCCAGCAACCCGATCTCCATGGCTTCCTCCCTAGCAAGCTCGCTTCACCTTTGTTGCTTCAGTTCTTACTCAGAGACCGCAACGCTGTGTTTGTGCGTGTGACCGTGTTCCCGGCCATGAGCTCCTGACGTGCTGGTATATAACATGGCTGGCGGGCCTGGAGGCGTGCTCGGCGTGCTCACAGGTTGTTGGATCAGTCCATCTCCACTTCAATGGCTGCCTGGTTGCTGTCGTTGGCTTCATGAATTATTGATGTTTGGGAGGACGACGGGACCATGCATGAGATCCGCACGTCCATTCGTTTTTTAGGGCGAATAGTTTGGTGGATTTGCTAATTTCTGATCACTCGTCATTTCGTGCTAATCTCAACTCCAATAAATTAATTGCACTAGCCGTCAACCCGTGCATTCACACGGGCTAGTATATAATATCTTTTATATAAACTGACTTGTTTAAAGTAACAATATCATTCAAAATATACTCCAAAACAAATGATAATGTCATAGTACTATGCCATAAAATACTACCAAAGTAGTACCAAGAATGATCGATATGATCTACATTACATAAAACACCCAACGTTAGCCGTTTCACATGCAATTTGAAGATATCAAGTAATAT belongs to Triticum urartu cultivar G1812 chromosome 7, Tu2.1, whole genome shotgun sequence and includes:
- the LOC125521599 gene encoding 7-deoxyloganetin glucosyltransferase-like isoform X1; amino-acid sequence: MEIGLLAPGERPHAVMIPYPAQGHVTPMLKLGKLLHARGFHVTFVNNEFNHRRLLRSQSADTLRGLPAFRFAAIADGLPPSDREATQDIPALCYSTMTTCLPRFKELIVKLNEEAGASGGALPPVTCVVADSVMSFGLRAARELGLRCATLWTASACGFMGYNHYKDLLDRGLFPLKEEAQLSNGYLDTTIDWIPAMPKDMRLRDLPTFLRATDPDDIMFNFFVHETAAMSQASAVVINTWDELDSPLLDAMSKLLPPIYTVGPLHLTVRNNVPEESPLAGIGSNLWKEQDAPLRWLDGRPPRSVVYVNFGSITVMSKEHLLEFAWGLANTGYTFLWNVRPDLVKGDDEAALPPEFSAAIEGRSMLSTWCPQEKVLEHEAVGVFLTHSGWNSSLEGICGGVPMVCWPFFAEQQTNCRYKCTEWGIGMEIGDDVRRTEVEAMIREVMEGEKGREMRQRVIELQKSAVASARPGGRSMRNVDRLIHEVLLA
- the LOC125521599 gene encoding 7-deoxyloganetin glucosyltransferase-like isoform X2, yielding MEIGLLAPGERPHAVMIPYPAQGHVTPMLKLGKLLHARGFHVTFVNNEFNHRRLLRSQSADTLRGLPAFRFAAIADGLPPSDREATQDIPALCYSTMTTCLPRFKELIVKLNEEAGASGGALPPVTCVVADSVMSFGLRAARELGLRCATLWTASACGFMGYNHYKDLLDRGLFPLKEAQLSNGYLDTTIDWIPAMPKDMRLRDLPTFLRATDPDDIMFNFFVHETAAMSQASAVVINTWDELDSPLLDAMSKLLPPIYTVGPLHLTVRNNVPEESPLAGIGSNLWKEQDAPLRWLDGRPPRSVVYVNFGSITVMSKEHLLEFAWGLANTGYTFLWNVRPDLVKGDDEAALPPEFSAAIEGRSMLSTWCPQEKVLEHEAVGVFLTHSGWNSSLEGICGGVPMVCWPFFAEQQTNCRYKCTEWGIGMEIGDDVRRTEVEAMIREVMEGEKGREMRQRVIELQKSAVASARPGGRSMRNVDRLIHEVLLA